The Nocardioides campestrisoli genome includes a window with the following:
- a CDS encoding AAA family ATPase, producing MTISHEQAEWFAKTFDQLADNIEKAVLGKRHVIRLALTCLLSEGHILLEDNPGTGKTMLARALANTVQGSHARIQFTPDLLPSDVTGVTVYDQHKGSFDFHPGPIFHTIVLADEINRASPKTQSALLEVMEEGRVTVDGVAHPVGRPFLVIATQNPIEQAGTYRLPEAQLDRFLMKTSVGYPDRQAMVELLVNARVRDRASLVSPVITAQTIAQMSELADEVYVDPAVVGYVAELAEESRRQPHVKLGLSARGCLAFVRVAKTWAAADGRDHVVPDDIRELAEPVLSHRLLLDAEAQFSGVTVETVIGRLLDAVAPPTDRVA from the coding sequence ATGACGATCTCGCACGAGCAGGCGGAGTGGTTCGCCAAGACCTTCGACCAGCTGGCCGACAACATCGAGAAGGCGGTGCTGGGCAAGCGCCACGTGATCCGGCTGGCCCTGACCTGCCTGCTCTCGGAAGGCCACATCCTGCTCGAGGACAACCCGGGGACCGGCAAGACGATGCTGGCCCGGGCCCTGGCCAACACCGTGCAGGGCAGTCACGCGCGGATCCAGTTCACCCCGGACCTGCTGCCCTCGGACGTCACCGGGGTGACGGTCTACGACCAGCACAAGGGGTCCTTCGACTTCCACCCGGGGCCGATCTTCCACACGATCGTGCTCGCCGACGAGATCAACCGGGCCTCGCCCAAGACGCAGTCCGCGCTGCTGGAGGTCATGGAGGAGGGGCGGGTCACCGTCGACGGGGTCGCCCACCCGGTGGGCCGTCCGTTCCTGGTGATCGCGACGCAGAACCCGATCGAGCAGGCAGGGACCTACCGGCTGCCCGAGGCCCAGCTGGACCGGTTCCTGATGAAGACCTCGGTGGGCTACCCCGACCGGCAGGCGATGGTCGAGCTGCTGGTCAACGCCCGGGTCCGCGACCGCGCCTCCCTGGTCTCCCCGGTGATCACCGCCCAGACGATCGCGCAGATGAGCGAGCTCGCCGACGAGGTCTACGTCGACCCCGCCGTGGTGGGCTACGTCGCCGAGCTGGCGGAGGAGTCGCGGCGTCAGCCGCACGTCAAGCTGGGGCTCTCGGCGCGAGGCTGCCTCGCCTTCGTCCGAGTCGCGAAGACCTGGGCCGCGGCCGACGGCCGTGACCACGTGGTCCCCGACGACATCCGCGAGCTCGCCGAGCCGGTGCTCAGCCACCGGCTCCTCCTCGATGCCGAGGCACAGTTCAGCGGCGTGACGGTGGAGACCGTGATCGGTCGGCTGCTCGACGCGGTGGCTCCTCCGACCGACCGGGTGGCCTGA